One region of Candidatus Moraniibacteriota bacterium genomic DNA includes:
- a CDS encoding DUF5915 domain-containing protein → AREIIRHIQEMRKEASYEVDNRIKVSYSGASEVFEKFGSMIVKEVLADELKSEELESFDLEKEFNIEGVKIKIQIKK, encoded by the coding sequence GCCCGCGAAATTATCCGCCATATTCAAGAGATGAGAAAAGAAGCCAGCTATGAAGTTGACAATCGGATAAAAGTGAGCTATAGTGGAGCATCTGAAGTTTTTGAGAAATTTGGTTCAATGATTGTTAAAGAAGTGCTGGCGGATGAATTAAAATCGGAAGAATTAGAAAGTTTTGACTTAGAAAAAGAATTTAATATTGAAGGCGTAAAGATT